A single window of Rhipicephalus microplus isolate Deutch F79 chromosome 5, USDA_Rmic, whole genome shotgun sequence DNA harbors:
- the LOC119174910 gene encoding protein BTG2 gives MRLEIRSASEFLMNILRLGRNLDSRLLDVFRGTLEDLLRHHYQHHWFPEKPSKGSGYRCIRINHKMDPILAKAGRACGLQEASLRELLPNELTLWVDPLEVSYRIGENGSICVLYDGGHHHHASSSSSSSVSSHGGSNNNHYSLLANSPQGALSYHHQHNNHLNNNHHHHHHHYSGYERIAARPAGCKGSWDADPRNINFEPMATYVSS, from the coding sequence ATGAGACTGGAGATCCGAAGTGCGTCCGAATTCCTCATGAATATTCTTCGGCTCGGTCGGAACCTGGATTCCCGACTGCTCGACGTGTTCCGAGGAACCTTAGAGGACTTGTTGCGGCACCACTACCAGCACCACTGGTTTCCCGAGAAGCCGTCTAAGGGCTCCGGCTACCGCTGCATCCGAATCAACCACAAGATGGACCCGATCCTGGCCAAGGCGGGCCGCGCTTGCGGCCTCCAAGAAGCTAGTCTGCGCGAGCTGCTGCCCAACGAGCTGACGCTCTGGGTGGACCCGCTCGAGGTGTCGTACCGCATCGGCGAGAACGGATCCATTTGCGTGCTCTACGATGGAGGCCACCACCACCACGCatcgagcagcagcagcagcagcgtgagCAGCCACGGTGGGAGCAACAACAACCACTACTCGTTGCTCGCCAACTCGCCGCAGGGCGCCCTCTCCTACCATCACCAGCACAACAATCACCTGAacaacaaccaccaccaccaccaccaccactactcgGGCTACGAGCGCATCGCGGCGCGGCCCGCGGGCTGCAAGGGTTCGTGGGACGCCGACCCGCGGAACATCAACTTCGAGCCGATGGCCACGTACGTGTCGAGCTAA